One stretch of Bdellovibrionota bacterium DNA includes these proteins:
- a CDS encoding pitrilysin family protein, giving the protein MKVWTKMILVTWAVLSVSSARAQQAQRVTLKENSSVVEIRLMFRAGSAHDLAGKEGLAAVTAQMIAEGGFGDPKNPVTKEMLADKTFQYGDSATPAFRIDKETTTFSMTVPKSNLKKYVTEILRPMFVQPLFSPTELDRIREENLTSITSVLRLEDMEALGLEAIDDYLFQHTSYSHPLSGTVAGLNAISPEDLRRFYATYYQTSNLIVGIRGKQPEKIGRGIVEAIRELDMRGDPPIQPFPVTPLLKPEQPKGRNLIIVAIDGEGTSTGIHGAFPLPATLNRSHPDYWPLLVANTYFGTHRDSFSHLYEEIRSKRGFNYGDYSYIEHFAERTRFMVPPFNTPRTNQYFSLWIRPVPSQYGHFVLHAMLWELDHLIRKGLTDDQVQGSKIKTIGIYYNSADRLSRRLQARMDDAFYGTQGYLENYTARVQGVTTEQVNAAIRKYLQADNMKVLMVTDKKWAPQLAKNINAGTNVVGKTPQEYKFWNGRGEFTPTAEQKDILQQDARWAAYPLNLKSVRVVSSNELFETGGFVEEDASP; this is encoded by the coding sequence GTGAAGGTTTGGACGAAAATGATTCTCGTTACGTGGGCGGTCTTATCGGTTTCATCTGCGCGGGCGCAACAAGCTCAACGGGTGACGCTGAAAGAAAATTCCTCGGTCGTTGAAATTCGCCTGATGTTTCGCGCGGGTTCGGCGCACGATCTCGCGGGCAAGGAAGGGCTTGCCGCCGTTACCGCGCAAATGATCGCCGAAGGGGGCTTTGGGGATCCAAAGAATCCCGTCACGAAGGAGATGCTCGCGGACAAGACATTTCAATACGGGGATTCCGCTACACCGGCCTTCCGGATCGACAAAGAGACGACCACCTTTTCGATGACCGTGCCCAAAAGTAACCTGAAGAAATATGTCACAGAAATTTTGCGACCGATGTTCGTCCAACCGCTCTTCAGCCCGACTGAACTGGATCGGATTCGGGAGGAGAACCTCACGAGCATCACAAGCGTGCTGCGTTTGGAAGATATGGAGGCCCTGGGGTTGGAAGCGATTGACGACTATCTTTTTCAGCATACGTCCTACAGCCATCCGCTGAGCGGTACCGTGGCCGGCCTGAATGCAATTTCCCCGGAGGACTTGCGGCGGTTTTACGCCACCTACTACCAGACAAGCAATCTCATTGTGGGCATCCGAGGGAAACAACCTGAAAAGATCGGACGTGGAATCGTCGAAGCTATTCGAGAACTCGATATGCGGGGCGATCCCCCCATCCAGCCGTTCCCGGTAACTCCGCTGCTCAAACCGGAGCAACCGAAAGGACGGAACCTAATCATCGTCGCGATCGACGGCGAGGGGACCAGCACGGGGATTCATGGCGCATTCCCTCTCCCGGCCACTCTAAACCGAAGTCATCCGGATTATTGGCCTCTCCTTGTAGCGAACACGTATTTTGGAACCCATCGGGACAGCTTTTCACATTTATATGAGGAGATTCGGAGCAAACGGGGCTTTAACTACGGAGACTACTCGTACATCGAGCATTTCGCGGAACGAACCCGTTTTATGGTTCCACCGTTCAATACACCGCGAACGAATCAGTATTTCAGCTTGTGGATCCGTCCCGTCCCCAGCCAATACGGTCATTTTGTTTTGCATGCGATGCTCTGGGAACTCGACCATCTGATTCGCAAAGGATTGACGGACGACCAGGTCCAAGGCAGCAAAATAAAAACGATCGGGATTTATTACAATTCGGCCGATCGGCTGAGCCGAAGGTTACAGGCACGTATGGACGATGCGTTTTATGGAACCCAAGGTTATTTGGAAAACTATACGGCGCGGGTTCAGGGCGTTACGACGGAACAAGTGAATGCCGCTATCCGGAAGTACCTTCAAGCCGACAACATGAAAGTCCTGATGGTCACGGACAAAAAGTGGGCTCCCCAATTGGCGAAGAACATCAATGCCGGCACAAACGTCGTCGGGAAAACGCCGCAGGAATATAAATTCTGGAACGGTCGGGGAGAATTCACACCCACCGCCGAGCAGAAAGATATTCTCCAGCAAGATGCGCGATGGGCCGCTTATCCGTTAAACTTAAAAAGCGTTCGAGTCGTATCCAGCAACGAACTCTTTGAAACAGGTGGATTTGTCGAAGAAGACGCCAGCCCATAG
- a CDS encoding response regulator, which yields MCTVLVIEDNETIRESLAEILRMEEFDVMTAPNGESAMKLLADSKKKPALIFLDILMPDMDGVEFRRRQIELPEIRDIPTVVLTCGDAKPDLIHEMAPAAWLQKPVNVDEIIQLARQAGAKVEQL from the coding sequence ATGTGTACGGTTCTTGTGATTGAGGACAACGAAACCATCCGCGAGTCGTTGGCGGAGATTCTTCGGATGGAGGAGTTCGACGTCATGACGGCGCCCAACGGGGAATCCGCGATGAAGCTCCTTGCGGACTCCAAGAAGAAACCGGCATTGATTTTCCTCGATATTCTGATGCCCGATATGGACGGCGTCGAGTTTCGCAGGCGCCAAATCGAGCTCCCTGAAATCCGCGATATTCCGACGGTGGTCCTGACCTGCGGAGACGCGAAACCGGACCTCATCCACGAGATGGCTCCCGCGGCATGGCTTCAAAAGCCGGTGAACGTGGACGAAATCATTCAGCTGGCACGTCAAGCCGGTGCGAAGGTGGAACAGCTTTGA
- a CDS encoding putative Na+/H+ antiporter translates to MEPRPIEIAAAVLFGGAVLHTFLCGFFKRAADRYPEGSLRENLFHLLGEVEIVFGFWAGVLLLLFVSIEGSSAALAYADSRSFREPLFVFAIMTVAATRPILDLTERIVLHVAKWLPMRGESAYYLACLVLGPLAGSLITEPAAMTVTALILGRRYFDRPISTRFKYITLAVLFVNVSIGGVLTPYAAPPVLMVAGKWGWDLQFMFATFGWKTTLAAVINTALATGFLSKELRGLPPNEMHESVSRIPVWLSVMHVVFLALIVLNERHPVIFLGVLMFFLGAVVITREFQDELKLKESLLVSFFLAGLVMLGGLQQWWLQAAIAHLNEFPLFLGAAGLTAFTDNAALTYLGSQVEGVSEGFKYALMAGAVAGGGLTVIANAPNPAGYAILQERFGREGINPLWLFLAALPFTLIGMICLWLF, encoded by the coding sequence ATGGAACCGAGGCCCATCGAAATAGCCGCCGCCGTTCTTTTCGGCGGAGCGGTCCTTCACACGTTTTTGTGCGGTTTCTTCAAACGGGCCGCCGACCGATATCCCGAAGGATCGCTCCGCGAAAATCTATTTCACCTGTTGGGCGAGGTGGAGATTGTGTTCGGCTTCTGGGCGGGGGTTCTCCTCCTTCTGTTCGTGTCCATCGAAGGAAGTTCCGCGGCTCTGGCCTACGCGGATAGCCGCAGTTTTCGCGAGCCGCTGTTTGTCTTCGCGATTATGACCGTGGCCGCCACACGGCCGATTCTCGATCTTACGGAGCGGATTGTTCTCCATGTGGCGAAATGGCTGCCGATGCGGGGTGAGTCGGCCTATTACCTCGCCTGTTTGGTTTTAGGGCCACTGGCTGGAAGTCTGATTACGGAACCGGCCGCCATGACCGTGACGGCGTTGATCCTCGGGCGGCGTTATTTTGATCGGCCGATTTCAACGCGGTTCAAATACATCACGCTCGCCGTTCTGTTCGTGAACGTATCGATCGGAGGAGTTCTGACGCCTTACGCCGCCCCGCCCGTTTTGATGGTCGCCGGAAAATGGGGATGGGATCTGCAGTTTATGTTTGCGACGTTCGGCTGGAAAACGACCTTGGCGGCGGTCATTAACACCGCCTTAGCGACCGGCTTCCTTTCTAAGGAGCTGCGAGGGTTACCCCCGAATGAAATGCACGAGAGCGTTTCCCGAATCCCGGTTTGGCTCAGCGTGATGCACGTCGTCTTTCTTGCGTTAATTGTCCTGAACGAGCGTCACCCCGTGATTTTTCTGGGCGTCCTCATGTTTTTCCTGGGCGCCGTCGTAATCACGCGCGAATTTCAAGATGAACTGAAGCTGAAAGAGAGCCTATTGGTTTCTTTTTTCCTGGCCGGCCTCGTAATGCTGGGCGGTCTCCAACAGTGGTGGCTTCAGGCGGCCATCGCCCATTTGAACGAATTTCCACTCTTCTTAGGGGCTGCCGGTCTGACGGCGTTTACGGATAACGCCGCGCTCACATATCTCGGCTCTCAAGTGGAAGGGGTTTCGGAAGGCTTTAAGTACGCACTCATGGCGGGCGCCGTGGCGGGAGGGGGTTTGACGGTGATCGCGAACGCTCCCAATCCCGCGGGTTACGCGATCCTTCAAGAGCGGTTTGGCCGGGAAGGGATCAATCCCCTCTGGTTATTTCTGGCGGCGCTCCCGTTCACGCTCATCGGAATGATTTGCCTCTGGCTTTTCTAG